In a genomic window of Gossypium arboreum isolate Shixiya-1 chromosome 7, ASM2569848v2, whole genome shotgun sequence:
- the LOC108475137 gene encoding uncharacterized protein LOC108475137, giving the protein MRSSICCFCSTVPHTEDVDEFEQLEEVKSSRSTPRSPRSPYLIKEKCRNLMAWIGKGGHKHYASSDFSYDPMSYALNFEDESSRADELPFVNFSSRLRSTPDRLPAIKHLGETQVPVRREVCAYS; this is encoded by the coding sequence ATGAGATCGTCGATCTGTTGCTTTTGTTCGACGGTGCCGCATACCGAAGACGTTGATGAATTTGAGCAGTTGGAGGAGGTGAAGTCGTCGAGGTCGACGCCTAGATCGCCTAGATCGCCTTACTTGATTAAGGAAAAGTGCAGGAACCTAATGGCTTGGATCGGGAAAGGAGGGCACAAGCACTACGCCTCCTCTGATTTCAGTTACGATCCCATGAGCTACGCGCTAAATTTCGAGGACGAGTCGAGTCGAGCTGACGAGCTTCCTTTCGTCAACTTCTCGTCCCGACTCCGATCTACGCCGGACCGGTTACCGGCTATCAAGCACTTAGGTGAAACGCAGGTGCCGGTAAGGAGGGAAGTCTGTGCGTACAGTTGA